A stretch of the Elephas maximus indicus isolate mEleMax1 chromosome 3, mEleMax1 primary haplotype, whole genome shotgun sequence genome encodes the following:
- the PSMB4 gene encoding proteasome subunit beta type-4 yields the protein MEGFLESRYGLWAGGPAPGQFYRIPPTPSSFVDPASAPYGGPITRTQNPMVTGTSVLGVKFEGGVVIAADMLGSYGSLARFRNISRIMRVNDSTMLGASGDYADFQYLKQVLGQMVIDEELLGDGHSYSPKAIHSWLTRAMYSRRSKMNPLWNTMVIGGYADGESFLGYVDMLGVAYEAPSLATGYGAYLAQPLLREVLEKQPVLSQTEARELVERCMRVLYYRDARSYNRFQVATVTEKGVEIEGPLSAETNWDIAHMISGFE from the exons ATGGAAGGGTTCTTGGAGTCACGGTACGGGCTTTGGGCCGGGGGTCCGGCTCCGGGGCAGTTTTACCGCATCCCGCCCACTCCGAGCTCCTTCGTGGATCCGGCGTCCGCACCCTACGGGGGTCCGATTACGCGGACCCA GAACCCCATGGTGACCGGGACCTCGGTCCTGGGTGTCAAGTTCGAGGGCGGAGTGGTGATTGCAGCAGACATGCTGGGCTCTTACGGCTCCTTAGCTCGTTTCCGCAACATCTCTCGCATTATGCGAGTTAACGACAGCACCATGCTGGGTGCCTCAGGAGACTACGCTGATTTCCAGTATTTGAAGCAAGTTCTCGGCCAGATGGT GATTGATGAGGAGCTGTTGGGAGATGGACACAGCTATAGTCCTAAAGCTATTCATTCCTGGCTGACCAGGGCCATGTACAGCCGCCGCTCCAAGATGAACCCCCTCTGGAACACCATGGTCATTGGAGGCTATGCTGATGGAGAGAG CTTTCTCGGTTATGTGGACATGCTTGGTGTAGCCTATGAAGCTCCTTCGCTGGCCACTGGTTATGGCGCGTACTTGGCTCAG CCTCTGCTGCGAGAAGTTCTGGAGAAGCAGCCAGTACTGAGCCAGACTGAGGCCCGAGAGCTAGTGGAACGCTGCATGCGAGTGCTGTATTATCGAGATGCCCGTTCTTACAATCGG TTTCAAGTCGCCACTGTAACAGAAAAAGGTGTTGAAATAGAGGGACCACTGTCTGCTGAGACTAACTGGGATATTGCCCACATGATCAG tggCTTTGAATGA